The following are from one region of the Hypanus sabinus isolate sHypSab1 chromosome 14, sHypSab1.hap1, whole genome shotgun sequence genome:
- the LOC132404492 gene encoding granzyme K-like gives MMYNLLVLSIVIFLAPAYPGAEIIGGHEVKPHSRPYMASLQQLSRNSKYVPYCGGALIRPNWVLTAAHCKKRIGPGQVLQAVLGDHSLSKHETIQQRLRIIRQIPNKNYSNRTMKDDIMLLQLETDAKINQYVNVLNLPKGGITDIKSGTRCTVAGWGKTKINDYSDTLQEVEVEVIDRRTCNSRYYYNQHPEITQDMICVGDSKGRGDSCQGDSGGPLICDKMYTGIVSFGKGCAIAKKPGVYTLLTKKYIDWIRDTIG, from the exons ATGATGTACAATCTGCTTGTTTTGTCCATTGTCATCTTCCTAGCTCCGGCGT ATCCCGGAGCTGAAATTATTGGAGGTCATGAAGTCAAACCGCATTCAAGACCTTATATGGCATCTCTCCAACAACTTAGCCGGAACAGTAAATATGTTCCCTATTGCGGAGGTGCTTTGATCAGACCAAACTGGGTACTAACTGCAGCACACTGTAAAAA AAGAATTGGACCAGGCCAGGTTCTTCAAGCAGTTCTTGGGGATCATTCTCTTTCAAAGCATGAGACAATTCAACAAAGACTGCGCATCATCAGACAGATTCCCAATAAAAATTACAGCAATAGGACCATGAAAGATGATATCATGCTGCTGCAA CTCGAGACTGATGCAAAAATCAACCAGTATGTGAATGTGCTCAACCTTCCCAAAGGAGGAATCACCGACATTAAATCTGGAACAAGGTGCACCGTGGCAGGATggggaaaaacaaaaataaacgaTTACTCTGACACACTTCAAGAGGTGGAGGTCGAGGTAATTGATCGCCGAACATGCAACAGTAGGTATTATTACAATCAGCATCCTGAAATAACCCAGGACATGATCTGCGTTGGTGACAGcaagggcagaggagattcatgtcAG GGTGATTCAGGCGGCCCTTTGATATGTGACAAAATGTATACTGGGATTGTGTCCTTTGGTAAAGGATGTGCAATTGCCAAAAAGCCTGGGGTGTACACTTTACTAACAAAGAAATACATTGATTGGATTCGGGATACAATTGGTTGA